CCGTTGCTTACCAGTGCCGCTGAACAGCATCTGAACACGCCAGGATGTCTGCATGGCTCTCACACTCGTCTATGACGGCGGCTGCCCGTTCTGCAGGCATTTCGCACAGCGCAGTGAACTGATGGGTGGTCTTCCCGACCTGGTGATCAGGGACGGCCGCAGTGACCATGCACTGAGAGCTGAACTGCGCAACCGAGGATTCAATCTCAGCAACGGCGCTGTGCTGATGGATGAAGATCAGATTTGGCATGGCAGTGAAGCCATCTCCAGGCTTTGTCAGCAGCTGTCTCCCAGCGATCCTCTGCTGATCCTGCTGAATGGTCTGTTCAGCGATTCTGGTCGAGCCAATCGCCTGTATCCGGGGCTGCTATTGGCCAGACAGATTGCTCTGAAAATGCGTGGACTGCCAGTGGATCCAGATCAGGCTTGAGCCGAGCTTCCCAGCAGATTGGTGGACAGCTGCTCAGCATGATCAGAGACATGATCCTGCTGGTAAGCGAACTCTTCCAGTTCAGCGTGCAATTCCATCAGCATCACAGCCATTGAATGTGCCAGTTCACTGCTGAAGCTGATCTGCATGGAACGCTCGAATATCCAACCCGGCGGTTCTAAAAGCTTCAACGGAAAAGGCGTGGATGTCGTCAATGTGCCGTTACATAAGGGCCGCCAACTGATCAAGTGGCGGCCCGAATGATCACTTGTGCTCGCGTTGCCAGCGGCTGAAGTTGGCAGCGGAAAACTTGTGCCCATGGCGCATTCCAACCTTGGCCACGCAGGTTGTGTCACCAGCGCACTGCTCAACCTCGCGTCGGATGTTGTCGTTGCCGTTAGCCCTGGCGAGAAAAGTCTCCAGCTGTTTCATGGACATGGGGAACCTCCAGAGGGTTTCTCCACCGCTAACCCAACCAGAAGGGAACATCCGGATCCATCGGTTTTTCTTCCCCAACACGCTGGCCATGGAAGCTGCCCTGACAAGCGGCATCACATCAGCACACCTGGACGCTGATTGCGCTGCTGTGAAGGAGCAGGAGCCTGCGGAAAAGGTCCTTGTTGCGGCAACACCCGGTACTGAACCCTCACCCGCGTACGAGCAGCGCAGTGGGTGATCAGACCCAACAGAAGCACCAGCAACAGTCCTGTAGCTGCGCGTTGGTTCATGCTCAGACCAACCTCGCAGGCCAACCGACCGGGAGGACAAACCTCCACGGCGCGAATGACCTGATCAAGACCAGCGGCTGAAACAACATCACTTCCGGCCGACAATCACCGGAGGAGTTCCTCCAGCACCACCTGGCAGACCAGGAACAACCTGGGTCTGGCCATCCCACTTATCCAGGAAGAGCTTGTAGAGAACCTGATCATCAAGGCTCTTGTTGAGCGTGTCGTAACGGAGCGCTTCCTGCTCAGCAATCTTGACCTCGGTCTGGGCGCGAAGCAGCTGCTGTTCAGCAATCTGTTTCTGCTCAATGGCAGCTCGGTATTCCTCAGCAATCTCCAGACCGGTGAGATCCAGACCCACTACCTTCACGTAATCGAACTGGTCAAGTTCTTCAGCAACCGTGGAGGCCACCAGCGAGGAAATGTCATTCCACTCAGACGCAATGGTGACAAGCTCGTATTGGGAAAACACCGATTTGAGCGCTTTCAGAAGCGAAGGCTGAATGATGCGCGGATAAACATCGCGATCACTGCTGGCGATCGTGCTGTAAACCCGGCCGGCCTCATCAGGGCGCAAGGCGTATTTGATGGTGGCCGTGGCCTGGATCACCTGAAGGTCCTTGGTGAGCGTGGCGAAGTTTTCGGGCCTCACCTGAGTTCTGATGCTGAATGGCCACACCTGCTGCACCAGCGGAGCTTTCACATTGAGGCCCGGCTGGCGCGGAGCACCACTCACCTTTCCAAGGGTGGTGATCACCGCCACTTCACCGGCAGGGACAACAAACAGCGCCTGACCCAAGAGCAGCAAACCGGCCAAAACAAGGGCAACGATCGCCACCAGACCACCTTCGGGACCTCCTGGGGTGACCGATCGCATCGACGAAGGGCTCTGCATGAAGTGAATGCGTCAGACGCTGAAGTTCGCTCTCTTCTAGCGACGAGCGGCGCTCTCTGCTCGCGGGAGCGATTGAGCCCTGATAGCGTCCGCCCATCCTGTCTGGGTCCCATGCTGAGAAGCCTGTTCTCACTGCTGTTTGCAGCCCTCCTGCTGATGGCGCAACCGGCATGGGCAGCAGACCTGCGGCTCACCTCCGTGAGCCTCGCTCCCTGCGACGCTGCCGACCCGGGCTCACAGCCGAGCAACAGCAACAGGCAACGCAGCAACATCACCAGCCCGGAAGGAGCTAGCTGCTACGTGCTGAGCGGAAACGTCAACAACCCCGGCCGCAACTCCGTTGTGGATACGGATGTGTATGCCCGAATTCTGGATCGCAGTGGCGAACCGGTGCTCCAGAACCGCACACGCGTGGGATCGATCGGCGATGTGCTTCCAGGAGACCACCCTTTTGCACTGCGACTGGCAGTGCCGGCTGGAACACCAGGACCGTTTGAGGTGAAAAACCCACGCGCTCGCGGCTTCAGCGCTCCGGTGCGCAGCAGGGCCGGCGACGACGAAGAGTTGCTGCCGCTCGAGCAGGGTGTGGTGCAACCTGGACTGGAGGACGAGATCAGCTGATGCTCCAGATGCTTCGAGCCGGAGCGGTGATCCTTTTGATGCTGATTGGCATGGTGCTGATCGGCTTCCATCCGCGCGCACGACAGCCGGGGAATCGGATGCCCTCACTGCAAGACAACCGGATGATGCCCAGAAACACCATGAGGCGTCTGCGGCAGGACAGGCTTTAAGCCACAACAGCAGCCCCAGGGTCAAATCCATGCGTTGACGCTGGATTGCCAATCATGAATTCACCCACGGAACATTCCAGCCG
This genomic window from Synechococcus sp. MIT S9220 contains:
- a CDS encoding DCC1-like thiol-disulfide oxidoreductase family protein → MALTLVYDGGCPFCRHFAQRSELMGGLPDLVIRDGRSDHALRAELRNRGFNLSNGAVLMDEDQIWHGSEAISRLCQQLSPSDPLLILLNGLFSDSGRANRLYPGLLLARQIALKMRGLPVDPDQA
- a CDS encoding Nif11 family protein, with the translated sequence MSMKQLETFLARANGNDNIRREVEQCAGDTTCVAKVGMRHGHKFSAANFSRWQREHK
- a CDS encoding prohibitin family protein, whose protein sequence is MQSPSSMRSVTPGGPEGGLVAIVALVLAGLLLLGQALFVVPAGEVAVITTLGKVSGAPRQPGLNVKAPLVQQVWPFSIRTQVRPENFATLTKDLQVIQATATIKYALRPDEAGRVYSTIASSDRDVYPRIIQPSLLKALKSVFSQYELVTIASEWNDISSLVASTVAEELDQFDYVKVVGLDLTGLEIAEEYRAAIEQKQIAEQQLLRAQTEVKIAEQEALRYDTLNKSLDDQVLYKLFLDKWDGQTQVVPGLPGGAGGTPPVIVGRK